TTGAAAGAGATGTGGAGTCATACCTGCAGGAGCGTCCACGGATGACCCCCCTCGCAAAGAAGCTGGCTGTTCAGGAAGGGATGCAACCCCAGTCAGGGGGGACAGGATTGGCCGGTACCGCCAGATCTTCTGATCTCGCTGCCCCCCTTAACGAAGTCTACGGCAAGGACTACGAAGAACGGAACATATCCAATATCCGCAAACTGATAGCCCGTTCCATGCATGCTTCCCTTCAAAATTCAGCACAGCTTACCCACCATCTGGGTGCTGATGCACGACGCATCCTCGAATTGCGTAAGAAAGTAAAATCCGCCCAGGAAGCGGGAATAATATCCGTCAATATCACCCTGAACGATATGGTTTGCTTTGCAGTAGTCAAAGCATTGAAAAAGTTCCCCAACGTAAACACCCATTTCTTGGGTGAAAAGACACGCTTCTTCCATAAGGTACATCTGGGCCTCGCTGTGGATACCGATCGTGGGTTAATGGTGCCGGTTGTACGCAATGCCGATGATCTTTCCATTACCGGTCTGGCTGCACAGTTGAAAGAAATTGCTGCCGCCTGTAGGAATGGAAGCGTAAATCCTGACATCCTCTCTCCTGAAGCCGGTTCCTTTACGGTGTCAAACCTGGGCAACTACGGAGTTGAGATGTTCACACCGGTGATCAACCTCCCGCAGTCGGCCATTCTGGGGGTGAATACAATCGTTCCGCGTCCCAAGGATCTGGGTGACGGGGTTTATGCTTTTGTACCCTTTATTGGTCTGAGTCTCACCTACGACCACAGGTCGCTCGACGGTGGTGAAGCAACCCGTTTCCTGAAACAGATCGCCATTGAGATCGAAACGTTAGAGATCGATGTGCTGATTTGAGGATGTGATGGCAGACTCATTCGATGATTTGTTTACACATTGAATGTATACTGAAAGCTAAAATATAGAAGTACGATACGAATAACTAAAATTTCACAGCTATGATAGATTTACTGATTATCGGCGGTGGCCCCGCCGGATATGTTGCGGCAGAGAGAGCCGGTCACAACGGTTTAAATGTGGTGCTTTTCGAAAAGAAAGCAATGGGTGGTGTCTGTCTAAACGAAGGTTGTATCCCGACCAAGACGCTGCTTTATGGGGCCAAAATCTATGAAAATGCCCTCCATGGGGATAAGTATGGTGTTTTTGGAGATAACATCCGCTTCGACTATGAAAAGATGATTTCCCGCAAGAAGAAAGTAGTCCGAAAGTTAGTCTCCGGTGTAGAGGGCAAGATGAAAGCCAACAAGGTCACCGTTGTAAAGGGGGATGCGATGATTGAAGGACGTTCAGCCGTAGGTATTGAAGTCAGCTGTAACGGTGAAAAGTATACAGGTAAGAACCTACTGATATGTACCGGCTCTGAGGCTTCCGTGCCACCCATACCCGGATTGAAAGAGGCAGGTGATGTGGTTCTTACAAACCGGGAGATTCTGGAGATGAACCAACGGCCTGCGTCACTGGTTGTGATAGGTGGTGGTGTGATCGGGATGGAGTTTGCAAGCTTTTTCAACAGCCTGGGGACGAAGGTGACGGTGATAGAGATGCTGCCGGAGATTCTGGGGGGGCTTGATATAGAGATCTCTGCCATGCTTCGAGGCATCTATGCCAAAAAAGGGATCGAGTTTAACCTTAATGCCAAGGTTATACAGGTTGAAGGCAACAATGTGATTTTTGAGAAAGATGGTGAAACACATAAGGTTGATGGTGATAAGATCTTGCTGAGTGTTGGCCGCCGACCAGTTACACAGGGACTCGGTCTGGAGAAGCTGGGAGTGGAGCTGTTGCGAAACGGCATCAAGGTGGATGAGAAGATGCGGACCAACGTGCCCGGCGTCTTCGCCGCAGGAGATGTCACCGGCTTTTCTTTGCTTGCCCACACTGCCAGCCGCGAAGGGGAGGTAGTGGTCAACAACCTAACCGGTAGAAATGACATGATGCGCTACAATGCCATCCCCGGTGTTGTCTACACCAACCCTGAGGTGGCCGGTGTGGGAGAAACCGAGGAATCGGCAAAAGAAAAAAAAATTGCCTACAGGGTGGCTAAGCTTCCCATGGCCTACGCAGGCCGATTCGTCGCCGAGAACGAGGGTGGCAGCGGCCTATGCAAGGTGCTGGTGGGAGAAAAGCATGGAGAGGTGATTGGGGTACACATGCTGGGCAATCCCTCCAGTGAGATCATTTACGGTGCCTGTATGGCCATTGAACAGGAAATGACCCTGAAAGAGATGCAGGAGGTGGTTTTCCCGCACCCCACCGTGAGTGAAATATTTAAAGAGACTGTATTCAGTTTTTAATTGGTTGCCTGAAGTGAAAATTTACACAAAAGCTAATCAGCACAACAACAAATTAATATAGTATGCCTAAAGTACAAATCATCGATCCGCAAGAGGTTCGAAAACCGGGATTCGTAGAATTTAGTCCCATTCCCGTAAACCAGTATCAGAAGAGTGTGAAGGATGAAAGAGCGCACTTTTCGGATGAGGAGTTCAAAGCCATATACCATGACATGGTACTGATTCGTGAGTTTGAAACCATGTTGAACCTGATTAAGACCAAGGGTGAGTATAACGGTACGCCCTATAACCACCCCGGTCCTGCTCACCTTTCCATCGGGCAGGAATCTGCAGCTGTAGGTATGGCCTGGACATTGACGGTCGATGATTTTATTTTCGGCAGCCACCGCTCACATGGTGAAATTCTTGCAAAGGGAATGTCTGCCATTCACAAGCTAGAGGATGAGGAGCTCACTGCGATCTTGGAATCTTTCTTCGACGGTGCGGTTTATGAGATTGTGAAAAAAGATTTCAACGGTTCGGTCAAAGAGCTGGCGAAACGATTTCTGGTCTATGGAACGCTTGCTGAGATCTTTGCCCGCAAGACCGGGTTCAACAGGGGATTGGGTGGATCCATGCATGCTTTCTTCACTCCGTTCGGTGTCTATCCAAACAACGCCATCGTGGGAGGGTCGGGTGACATAGCCGTAGGTGCGGCACTTTATAAGAAGGTGAACCGAAAACCGGGACTGGTAGTGGCCAACATTGGCGATGCTTCCCTTGCCTGCGGTCCAGTATGGGAAGGAATCTCCTTTGCCTCTATGGATCAGTTCCGTGAGCTTTGGGAAGGTGAGATGCAGGGCGGCCTGCCGGTAATCATCAACATCATGAACAACCAGTACGGCATGGGAGGCCAAACCACCGGCGAGACAATGGGTTATGGCATTGCCGCACGTATTGGTGCGGGGGTAAACGATGACCAGATGCACGCGGAGCGGGTGGACGGTTACAACCCCCTGGCGGTGATCGATGCCTACAAACGGAAGCGGAAGGTCATTGAAGAGAAGAGAGGTCCCGTGCTGCTCGACGTGCTTACCTATCGCTACAGCGGACACTCACCTTCCGACGCCTCTTCCTATCGTACCAAAGAGGAGGTTGAGGCCTGGGAAGAGCAGGATTGCATCCGCAGCTACGGCGATCAGTTGCTTGAAGCCGGGGTTGCTACCAAGGAGGCGCTCGACCAGGTATCAGACGAGATCAGGAAACTGGTCTATGAGATGTTTCTCAAGTCGATCGACGATGACCTCTCACCCCGCATGGACAATGCCGATGTGATTGGTGAGATGATGTTCTCCAACGGATCGGTCGACTCTTTCTCCGATGCGAAACCCGACGTGCTGATACCTATGGAAGAGAACCCGCGTGTGAAGAAGATTGCCAACAAAGAGCGTTTTGCGTTCGATGCAGAGGGCAAGCCTTTCAGCAAGATGAAGCAGTACCAACTGCGTGACGGTATCTTCGAGGCAATCATTGATCGTTTTTACAAGGATGCTTCCCTCATCGCCTACGGTGAAGAGAACCGTGACTGGGGAGGGGCTTTTGCCGTTTATGGAGGTCTCACGGAAGCGCTGCCCTACCATCGTCTCTTCAACTCACCAATCGCTGAGGCCTCCATCGTGGGGACTGCAATCGGCTATGCCATGTGCGGCGGACGGGTGATCCCGGAGATCATGTACTGTGACTTTATTGGCCGTGCCGGAGATGAGATTTTCAACCAGCTACCAAAGTGGCAGGCTATGAGTGGCAATGTTCTCAAGATGCCGGTGGTGGTCCGCGTATCTGTAGGCTCGAAATATGGCGCACAGCACTCACAGGACTGGACCTCGCTTGTGGCTCATATCCCGGGAATCAAGGTCTGCTTCCCGGTAACACCCTACGATGCCAAGGGTTTGATGAACGCAGCCCTGCAAGGTACCGACCCGGTAATCTTCTTCGAGAGCCAGCGCATTTACGACATCGGTGAACAGTTTCACCAAGGAGGGGTGCCCGAGGGGTACTATGAGATTCCCATCGGTGAACCCGATGTGAAAAAAGAGGGAAGTGATATCACCTTCCTGACCGTGGGTCATACCCTCTATCCGGCTTTAAAGGCAGCCGAAGAGCTCGAAGAGAAATATGGTATGAGTGCCGAGGTAATCGATGCCCGCTCACTGGTGCCCTTCAACTATGAGAAGGTGATTGCTTCGGTGAAGAAGACCGGTAAGATCATCGTGGCTGGCGATGCCACAGCCCGTGGTTCATTTCTGAACGATCTGGCAGCCAACATCGGTCAGCTGGCGTTCGACTATCTTGATGCCCCTGTATGCGTGCTCGGTTCCCGTAACTGGATCACCCCGGCACATGAGCTGGAAGAGGCGTTCTTCCCACAATCGGGCTGGTTCCTCGATATGATTCATGAGCGGATACAACCCCTCAATGGATATATCGCCGATGAGAACTTAACCGGAGGTGAGATGATCAACAGAGCTAAAAAAGGAATCTAAAGAGTTACCCATCATGAATAGAATTGCTGGGCATGACCTCCCTGATGTCAATGCCCATTTGCATACACCTTACTCCTTCAGTGCCTTTCGTGACATAGACGAAGCGCTTGACATGGCTGTTGAGGAGGGGGTAAAAGTAGTAGGTATCAACGATTTTTACACCACAAAGGGATATGATGAGTGGGCAGACGGTTGTAGTAAAAGGGGATTGGTACCGCTTTTCGGTATCGAATTTATTAGCCTGAACGAAGCCGATCAGAAAGCCGGCTTGCGTGTAAATGATCCTGCCAACCCGGGTCGTACTTACCTCAGCGGGAAGGGACTTGCACATCCTTTCCATTTGGAAAAAACCTATGCATCACAATTGTCGGCGGTACAGTTTGAATCAAACCGACAGGTGGAGAGGATGTATGAGAAGTTGAATGAACTACTGCAAAAAAAACAGATGGGTTTCCTGCTTGATTTGGATCAAATCAAACAGGAGCTGACCCGTGGTTCACTGCGTGAACGGCACCTGGCAAGGGCTCTCCGGATGAAAATCTATGAACATTGCAACGACAGGGAGTCGGTAATCAGAGTGATGCTCGAAACACTCTTTAGCGGTAAGCAATTGCAGTCAGCTACCGATGACCATGCAGGTGTGGAAAACGAGATTCGTGCCAACCTGCTGAAAGCGGGAGGTTCAGCCTTTGTGCCGGAAGAACCTGCTGCTTTTCTGCCGATGGAGACTGTTTGCCGTATCATACGTGCTGCCGGTGGAATTCCTACTTACCCATTTCTCGCGGATGATTCCAAAGGAGGATATACCGACTTTGAAAATGATCTGGAGAAGGTGGCAATAGAACTTACTGAACGTGGTTTTCACTCCGTAGAGTTTATCACCACCCGCAACGAGCAACAGCTTTTGGAAAAGTATGCGTCATACCTGTATGAGCAGGGCTTTGTAGTGACATTCGGAAGTGAACATAACTCTCCACTTCTGGAACCGATACGGTTGACTTCACGTGGAGGGTTTCCCCTGTCCGATCGTTTAAGGGAAATCAACTATGCGGGAGCCTGTGTGATTGCAGCACACCAGCATCTGGTTGCACAGGGGTTACAGGGTTACCTCAATGAAGAAGGGGTGGCTGACCGTTCCCGGCGTGAGGAGTACATTTCGTTAGGGGCAGAATTGATTGAAAAGAAGAGAACAGAAAAAGAAACTTATGAATCCGATTGAAGAATTGATCAACATTTCCCAATACTACGGTGCCGATAGCCGTTTTGTGATTGCCGGCGGGGGAAACACCTCCTATAAAAACAATGATTTCATATGGGTAAAAGCCAGTGGCTCCTCACTGGCAACCATTGGGGAGGAAGGGTTTGCACAACTCGACCGCTCTTTGCTCAACCGGATGACCGACAAGGAGTATAGTCAAGATACGACGAAAAGGGAAGAAGAGGTGAAGAATGACCTCGCTGAAGCAACCCTCACCAAAGAAAGACGTCCATCAGTGGAGACTTCGATGCACAACGTGATTGGATATGCCTATGTGGTACATCTCCACCCCACTATTGTCAATGGTTTGATGTGTGCTTCGGAATCGGAGAAGGAGCTGATCAGGTTGTTTGGTGAGAAAGCTCTTTTTGTGGAATACACAGATCCCGGATATCTGCTTTTCAAGAAAGTAGCAGGTAAGATCGGTGATTACCGATCCCGTTATGGTGAAGAGCCACAGGTGATTTGGTTACAGAACCATGGTATATTTGTTGCAGCTGACAGTACGGAGGAGATCAAAAAGATCTATGCAGATATTCTCAATAAGATTCAAGAGAACCTGGACAAACCGATTCCTGAGGGAGAAATGTCCATTCCGTCAGTTG
This genomic window from Dysgonomonadaceae bacterium zrk40 contains:
- a CDS encoding 2-oxo acid dehydrogenase subunit E2 is translated as MAEVVIMPKQGQSVESCIITELKKKKGDSVKKGDVLFTYETDKASFEEVSPVDGVLLACLYAEGDEVPVLENMMVIGTPGEDITSLLGDAHKRDPQAKDEQAVAEKIEPESMENKGPDAKQVAGVPTSPVADELYISPRARKLAEKEAVDFTLIAGTGPQGRIIERDVESYLQERPRMTPLAKKLAVQEGMQPQSGGTGLAGTARSSDLAAPLNEVYGKDYEERNISNIRKLIARSMHASLQNSAQLTHHLGADARRILELRKKVKSAQEAGIISVNITLNDMVCFAVVKALKKFPNVNTHFLGEKTRFFHKVHLGLAVDTDRGLMVPVVRNADDLSITGLAAQLKEIAAACRNGSVNPDILSPEAGSFTVSNLGNYGVEMFTPVINLPQSAILGVNTIVPRPKDLGDGVYAFVPFIGLSLTYDHRSLDGGEATRFLKQIAIEIETLEIDVLI
- the lpdA gene encoding dihydrolipoyl dehydrogenase; the encoded protein is MIDLLIIGGGPAGYVAAERAGHNGLNVVLFEKKAMGGVCLNEGCIPTKTLLYGAKIYENALHGDKYGVFGDNIRFDYEKMISRKKKVVRKLVSGVEGKMKANKVTVVKGDAMIEGRSAVGIEVSCNGEKYTGKNLLICTGSEASVPPIPGLKEAGDVVLTNREILEMNQRPASLVVIGGGVIGMEFASFFNSLGTKVTVIEMLPEILGGLDIEISAMLRGIYAKKGIEFNLNAKVIQVEGNNVIFEKDGETHKVDGDKILLSVGRRPVTQGLGLEKLGVELLRNGIKVDEKMRTNVPGVFAAGDVTGFSLLAHTASREGEVVVNNLTGRNDMMRYNAIPGVVYTNPEVAGVGETEESAKEKKIAYRVAKLPMAYAGRFVAENEGGSGLCKVLVGEKHGEVIGVHMLGNPSSEIIYGACMAIEQEMTLKEMQEVVFPHPTVSEIFKETVFSF
- a CDS encoding dehydrogenase; translation: MPKVQIIDPQEVRKPGFVEFSPIPVNQYQKSVKDERAHFSDEEFKAIYHDMVLIREFETMLNLIKTKGEYNGTPYNHPGPAHLSIGQESAAVGMAWTLTVDDFIFGSHRSHGEILAKGMSAIHKLEDEELTAILESFFDGAVYEIVKKDFNGSVKELAKRFLVYGTLAEIFARKTGFNRGLGGSMHAFFTPFGVYPNNAIVGGSGDIAVGAALYKKVNRKPGLVVANIGDASLACGPVWEGISFASMDQFRELWEGEMQGGLPVIINIMNNQYGMGGQTTGETMGYGIAARIGAGVNDDQMHAERVDGYNPLAVIDAYKRKRKVIEEKRGPVLLDVLTYRYSGHSPSDASSYRTKEEVEAWEEQDCIRSYGDQLLEAGVATKEALDQVSDEIRKLVYEMFLKSIDDDLSPRMDNADVIGEMMFSNGSVDSFSDAKPDVLIPMEENPRVKKIANKERFAFDAEGKPFSKMKQYQLRDGIFEAIIDRFYKDASLIAYGEENRDWGGAFAVYGGLTEALPYHRLFNSPIAEASIVGTAIGYAMCGGRVIPEIMYCDFIGRAGDEIFNQLPKWQAMSGNVLKMPVVVRVSVGSKYGAQHSQDWTSLVAHIPGIKVCFPVTPYDAKGLMNAALQGTDPVIFFESQRIYDIGEQFHQGGVPEGYYEIPIGEPDVKKEGSDITFLTVGHTLYPALKAAEELEEKYGMSAEVIDARSLVPFNYEKVIASVKKTGKIIVAGDATARGSFLNDLAANIGQLAFDYLDAPVCVLGSRNWITPAHELEEAFFPQSGWFLDMIHERIQPLNGYIADENLTGGEMINRAKKGI